From one Marmota flaviventris isolate mMarFla1 chromosome 1, mMarFla1.hap1, whole genome shotgun sequence genomic stretch:
- the Ackr2 gene encoding atypical chemokine receptor 2 produces MATAISPLPLTTEDASSENSSFYDYYYLDEVAFLLCRKDDVLSFGRVFLPVFYSLIFVLGLSGNLLLLVVLLRYVPCRRMTEIYLLNLAISNLLFVVTLPFWGISVAWHWVFGSFLCKMMSTLYTINFYSGIFFISCMSLDKYLEIVHAQPLHRLRTRAKSLLLAAIVWAVALAISIPDMVFVQIHENPKGVWNCYADFGGHGTIWKLFLRFQQNLLGFLLPLLTMIFFYSRIGCVLVKLKPPGQGRALRIAASLVLAFFLLWFPYNLTLFLHSLLDLHIFGDCQVSHHLDYALQVTEGLAFLHCCFTPVLYAFSSRRFRRYLKAFLAAMLRRRLAPGTAQASLSNCSESSRLTNQEEMTDMKDPGERQTEGAINKGTEGNSSA; encoded by the coding sequence ATGGCCACCGCCATCTCCCCTCTGCCACTCACCACCGAGGATGCCAGTTCTGAGAACAGTTCCTTCTATGACTACTACTACCTAGATGAGGTGGCTTTCTTGCTCTGCAGGAAGGATGATGTCCTGTCCTTTGGTAGAGTCTTCCTGCCAGTCTTCTACAGCCTGATCTTTGTGTTGGGCCTGAGCGGGAACCTCCTTCTTCTCGTGGTCTTGCTCCGTTACGTGCCTTGCAGGCGGATGACTGAGATCTACCTTCTGAACCTGGCCATCTCCAACCTCCTGTTTGTGGTGACTTTGCCCTTCTGGGGCATCTCCGTGGCTTGGCATTGGGtctttggcagtttcttatgCAAGATGATGAGCACCCTGTATACCATTAACTTTTACAGTGGCATCTTTTTCATCAGCTGCATGAGCCTGGACAAGTACCTGGAGATTGTTCATGCTCAGCCCCTCCACAGGCTGAGGACTCGGGCCAAAAGTCTGCTGCTTGCTGCCATAGTGTGGGCCGTGGCCCTGGCCATCTCCATCCCTGACATGGTCTTTGTACAGATACATGAAAACCCCAAGGGTGTGTGGAACTGCTACGCGGATTTTGGTGGACATGGGACCATTTGGAAGCTCTTCCTTCGTTTCCAACAGAATCTCCTGGGGTTTCTCCTTCCACTTTTGACCATGATCTTCTTCTACTCCCGCATTGGTTGTGTCCTGGTCAAGCTGAAGCCCCCAGGCCAGGGCCGGGCTCTAAGAATAGCTGCATCACTAGTACTGGCTTTCTTCTTGCTATGGTTCCCATACAACCTCACCTTGTTTCTGCACTCACTGCTGGACCTGCATATCTTTGGGGACTGCCAGGTCAGCCACCATCTGGACTATGCACTTCAGGTGACAGAGGGCCTTGCCTTTCTTCACTGCTGTTTTACCCCTGTCCTCTATGCCTTCTCCAGTCGCCGTTTCCGCAGGTACCTGAAGGCTTTCCTGGCTGCTATGCTCAGGCGGCGTCTGGCACCTGGTACTGCCCAGGCCTCATTGTCCAACTGTTCTGAGAGCAGCAGGCTTACTAACCAAGAAGAAATGACTGACATGAAAGACCCTGGGGAGAGGCAGACTGAAGGAGCCATTAACAAGGGGACTGAGGGGAATAGTTCAGCCTGA